A DNA window from Doryrhamphus excisus isolate RoL2022-K1 chromosome 2, RoL_Dexc_1.0, whole genome shotgun sequence contains the following coding sequences:
- the LOC131113394 gene encoding mucin-2 isoform X1, with protein MVSKEPHHLLTGQTNGKSALAEKSGTMTVRSVLLNRDSPDIESRLKRRRNRTHQVRFKDLEDGSSSSGNSGTGESHQRPLADCNSPHPLRKHSGRSPKPWADRDGPRTDSLLGQTSVVGAVRGDMASTIEVVAAFLARAPPHPLTPGPTRRCWAPPQTNSLTLPMTRRPSTSTAIQTSPCLKKSLSSTHTRSHSLGDSVGIDGDDEHDSQDEYLSHNHVQLPGSKDQNGPQGSTDRTVIERRSKSSRTDIISSVAVSKSSRHSCPPSVLHNTEPSHCSTASCRDGPKRQGSVTPSLVRRRKRLNRTTSDPGKEVHYCTTPTQTESPCSSSNTRLCSARVQTECTGHSKYCTTQSQTEGQHQSPLLKDKQSTVQIQNSISIPDPPLNAAQRATHIQTDAPCPLRPSHPPSETQPHSLCASPNPLETKSVQIKSESPVPLNVLEDTLSTQITTVPYCTPPPPTSAPTPTPEVCTEPSCTSSVELACTTPDAPTTLPVPCSAPTVITHPIPYYTHVTPPATNSAPLVHSSPSPKPPACSNQDGTSPIPNMASSPPLTCHTPPPTTNVTPCEPTSQTTAPNTTQSPPNTSPSTNLTPCTIVTQTALSCTSISYYTTTHPIRPHGPPQNPATPSCATLIHTVSHCNIPCQALQNASSVSIGIAPYSSPVPKLTCTSPPPLIKTYIPNACATPTKAVPLYSSTFRAAPPYTPPSQAPLNAQDKRGIRLPPPAPPPPPYTPRKTGNDPLGTAIRTPMLRADIKANEKDKDEEKEKKEAIKCPDTPKLCERASSLKQRAKTPPVCVMKGERQSSPAKACFKPSCLSSAQAQLGVLHKMLCAGANAPNSQHALPPNQQGCAGAKGCTISGDKSLTPAQADTLRQVQEILGGLVAGARCKLDPARVTEKLLGPKGPLHDIRSLQNQLHSLEGVLETSQNTIKVLLDVIQDLEKKEAEKDGRHSYRTGQDIENCGTCRDCACIIYSVEHDFRLQEGQVVRTWKVGDPPEGSPQIVAETTPPCTTPNQQESPQAVRPPATTKKNRKKCFWFL; from the exons ATGGTGAGCAAAGAGCCCCACCACTTGCTGACTGGCCAAACCAACGGCAAGAGCGCCCTGGCGGAAAAGTCCGGGACCATGACGGTGCGCTCCGTGCTGCTCAATCGTGACTCCCCGGACATCGAAAGTCGCCTCAAGAGGCGTCGCAATCGCACCCATCAGGTCCGCTTTAAAGACCTGGAGGACGGGAGCAGCAGCAGTGGGAATAGTGGAACGGGAGAAAGCCATCAGAGGCCACTGGCTGACTGCAACAGCCCCCACCCTCTCCGCAAACACAGCGGCAGATCCCCCAAGCCGTGGGCGGACAGGGACGGTCCACGGACAGACAGTCTCCTTGGCCAAACCTCAGTGGTGGGGGCAGTGCGTGGGGACATGGCTAGCACTATAGAGGTTGTGGCTGCTTTCTTGGCCAGGGCCCCTCCTCATCCACTGACGCCAGGCCCAACGCGTCGATGCTGGGCACCACCACAGACTAACTCCCTGACCTTGCCAATGACACGGCGGCCCAGCACCAGCACAGCCATCCAAACCTCACCATGTCTGAAAAAGTCTCTCTCTTCCACCCACACACGTAGCCACAGCCTGGGTGACTCCGTTGGCATAGATGGTGATGATGAACACGACTCCCAGGATGAGTACCTTTCACACAACCACGTGCAGCTGCCGGGGTCCAAGGATCAGAACGGTCCCCAGGGGTCTACAGATCGAACTGTGATAGAAAGGAGGTCAAAATCCTCCAGGACAGACATTATTTCATCTGTTGCTGTCTCAAAAAGCTCCAGGCACAGTTGTCCTCCATCAGTCCTTCACAATACTGAGCCAAGCCATTGTTCCACTGCATCCTGCCGAGATGGCCCCAAGCGGCAGGGAAGCGTCACTCCTTCACTGGTCAGGAGGAGAAAGCGTCTGAATAGGACGACAAGCGATCCTGGAAAGGAAGTGCACTACTGCACCACTCCCACTCAGACTGAGAGCCCCTGTTCAAGCTCAAATACCAGGCTCTGCAGCGCTCGAGTTCAAACTGAGTGCACCGGTCATTCAAAATATTGCACTACACAAAGTCAAACTGAGGGTCAACACCAGTCTCCACTTTTGAAAGACAAACAATCCACAGTCCAAATTCAAAACAGCATCTCCATACCAGATCCACCTTTAAATGCTGCACAGCGTGCCACTCATATCCAAACAGACGCTCCCTGTCCTTTGCGTCCGAGCCATCCACCGTCGGAGACACAACCACACAGCCTGTGTGCTTCTCCAAATCCACTTGAGACAAAATCAGTGCAAATCAAATCGGAGAGTCCTGTACCACTAAATGTGTTAGAGGACACTCTCTCCACGCAAATAACGACTGTGCCTTACTGTACACCTCCCCCACCTACAAGCGCACCGACACCGACCCCTGAAGTATGCACTGAGCCATCTTGCACCTCTTCAGTCGAGCTAGCATGCACCACTCCAGATGCGCCCACCACACTACCCGTCCCTTGTTCTGCCCCTACTGTGATCACGCACCCCATCCCATACTACACTCATGTGACACCACCAGCGACCAACAGTGCACCCCTTGTCCACTCCAGTCCATCGCCCAAACCACCAGCATGCTCCAACCAGGACGGCACCTCCCCTATCCCAAACATGGCATCGTCACCCCCCCTCACCTGTCATACCCCTCCTCCAACCACTAATGTGACTCCATGTGAACCCACGAGCCAGACCACTGCTCCCAATACAACGCAGTCACCTCCAAATACCTCACCCTCTACAAATCTAACACCATGCACGATAGTGACTCAAACCGCTTTATCTTGTACCTCCATCTCCTATTACACCACTACACACCCTATTCGTCCACATGGGCCTCCCCAGAACCCCGCGACCCCTTCCTGTGCAACTCTCATACACACTGTCTCACACTGCAACATCCCATGTCAAGCTTTGCAAAACGCCTCTTCCGTCAGCATCGGCATAGCGCCCTATTCCTCTCCCGTTCCCAAACTAACGTGCACATCACCACCTCCActcataaaaacatatattccCAACGCTTGTGCAACGCCAACAAAAGCTGTTCCTCTGTACTCGTCAACATTTCGAGCAGCGCCGCCATACACCCCTCCTTCTCAGGCCCCCTTAAACGCTCAGGATAAGAGGGGCATTCGACTCCCGCCTCCTgcaccgccaccaccaccctACACGCCTCGCAAAACTGGAAATGATCCGCTGGGCACTGCAATCCGAACACCAATGCTCAGGGCGGACATCAAGGCCAACGAGAAGGATAAAGACGAGGAGAAGGAGAAAAAAGAAGCTATAAAATGTCCGGACACACCAAAGCTCTGTGAGAGAGCCAGCTCGCTGAAGCAGAGAGCTAAAACTCCACCGGTTTGTGTGATGAAGGGAGAAAGGCAATCCTCTCCCGCCAAGGCCTGTTTTAAGCCCAGCTGTCTCAGCTCAGCCCAGGCTCAGCTTGGGGTACTACACAAAATGCTTTGTGCAGGAGCCAACGCCCCCAACAGTCAACACGCTCTCCCTCCAAACCAGCAAGGCTGCGCTGGGGCCAAGGGGTGCACCATTTCTGGGGACAAGTCCCTGACACCTGCCCAGGCGGACACTCTAAGACAGGTGCAGGAAATTCTTGGTGGCTTAGTAGCTGGGGCCAGGTGTAAATTGGACCCGGCCCGAGTGACTGAGAAACTCCTGGGTCCCAAAGGGCCCTTGCACGATATCCGCAGCCTGCAGAACCAGCTCCACAGCTTGGAGGGGGTTCTGGAGACCAGCCAAAATACCATCAAGGTCCTGCTGGATGTCATTCAAGATCTGGAGAAGAAGGAGGCTGAGAAAGATGG AAGACATTCTTACCGAACCGGCCAGGACATTGAGAACTGCGGGACCTGCAGGGACTGCGCCTGCATCATCTACAG
- the LOC131113394 gene encoding mucin-2 isoform X2 — protein MVSKEPHHLLTGQTNGKSALAEKSGTMTVRSVLLNRDSPDIESRLKRRRNRTHQVRFKDLEDGSSSSGNSGTGESHQRPLADCNSPHPLRKHSGRSPKPWADRDGPRTDSLLGQTSVVGAVRGDMASTIEVVAAFLARAPPHPLTPGPTRRCWAPPQTNSLTLPMTRRPSTSTAIQTSPCLKKSLSSTHTRSHSLGDSVGIDGDDEHDSQDEYLSHNHVQLPGSKDQNGPQGSTDRTVIERRSKSSRTDIISSVAVSKSSRHSCPPSVLHNTEPSHCSTASCRDGPKRQGSVTPSLVRRRKRLNRTTSDPGKEVHYCTTPTQTESPCSSSNTRLCSARVQTECTGHSKYCTTQSQTEGQHQSPLLKDKQSTVQIQNSISIPDPPLNAAQRATHIQTDAPCPLRPSHPPSETQPHSLCASPNPLETKSVQIKSESPVPLNVLEDTLSTQITTVPYCTPPPPTSAPTPTPEVCTEPSCTSSVELACTTPDAPTTLPVPCSAPTVITHPIPYYTHVTPPATNSAPLVHSSPSPKPPACSNQDGTSPIPNMASSPPLTCHTPPPTTNVTPCEPTSQTTAPNTTQSPPNTSPSTNLTPCTIVTQTALSCTSISYYTTTHPIRPHGPPQNPATPSCATLIHTVSHCNIPCQALQNASSVSIGIAPYSSPVPKLTCTSPPPLIKTYIPNACATPTKAVPLYSSTFRAAPPYTPPSQAPLNAQDKRGIRLPPPAPPPPPYTPRKTGNDPLGTAIRTPMLRADIKANEKDKDEEKEKKEAIKCPDTPKLCERASSLKQRAKTPPVCVMKGERQSSPAKACFKPSCLSSAQAQLGVLHKMLCAGANAPNSQHALPPNQQGCAGAKGCTISGDKSLTPAQADTLRQVQEILGGLVAGARCKLDPARVTEKLLGPKGPLHDIRSLQNQLHSLEGVLETSQNTIKVLLDVIQDLEKKEAEKDGHSYRTGQDIENCGTCRDCACIIYSVEHDFRLQEGQVVRTWKVGDPPEGSPQIVAETTPPCTTPNQQESPQAVRPPATTKKNRKKCFWFL, from the exons ATGGTGAGCAAAGAGCCCCACCACTTGCTGACTGGCCAAACCAACGGCAAGAGCGCCCTGGCGGAAAAGTCCGGGACCATGACGGTGCGCTCCGTGCTGCTCAATCGTGACTCCCCGGACATCGAAAGTCGCCTCAAGAGGCGTCGCAATCGCACCCATCAGGTCCGCTTTAAAGACCTGGAGGACGGGAGCAGCAGCAGTGGGAATAGTGGAACGGGAGAAAGCCATCAGAGGCCACTGGCTGACTGCAACAGCCCCCACCCTCTCCGCAAACACAGCGGCAGATCCCCCAAGCCGTGGGCGGACAGGGACGGTCCACGGACAGACAGTCTCCTTGGCCAAACCTCAGTGGTGGGGGCAGTGCGTGGGGACATGGCTAGCACTATAGAGGTTGTGGCTGCTTTCTTGGCCAGGGCCCCTCCTCATCCACTGACGCCAGGCCCAACGCGTCGATGCTGGGCACCACCACAGACTAACTCCCTGACCTTGCCAATGACACGGCGGCCCAGCACCAGCACAGCCATCCAAACCTCACCATGTCTGAAAAAGTCTCTCTCTTCCACCCACACACGTAGCCACAGCCTGGGTGACTCCGTTGGCATAGATGGTGATGATGAACACGACTCCCAGGATGAGTACCTTTCACACAACCACGTGCAGCTGCCGGGGTCCAAGGATCAGAACGGTCCCCAGGGGTCTACAGATCGAACTGTGATAGAAAGGAGGTCAAAATCCTCCAGGACAGACATTATTTCATCTGTTGCTGTCTCAAAAAGCTCCAGGCACAGTTGTCCTCCATCAGTCCTTCACAATACTGAGCCAAGCCATTGTTCCACTGCATCCTGCCGAGATGGCCCCAAGCGGCAGGGAAGCGTCACTCCTTCACTGGTCAGGAGGAGAAAGCGTCTGAATAGGACGACAAGCGATCCTGGAAAGGAAGTGCACTACTGCACCACTCCCACTCAGACTGAGAGCCCCTGTTCAAGCTCAAATACCAGGCTCTGCAGCGCTCGAGTTCAAACTGAGTGCACCGGTCATTCAAAATATTGCACTACACAAAGTCAAACTGAGGGTCAACACCAGTCTCCACTTTTGAAAGACAAACAATCCACAGTCCAAATTCAAAACAGCATCTCCATACCAGATCCACCTTTAAATGCTGCACAGCGTGCCACTCATATCCAAACAGACGCTCCCTGTCCTTTGCGTCCGAGCCATCCACCGTCGGAGACACAACCACACAGCCTGTGTGCTTCTCCAAATCCACTTGAGACAAAATCAGTGCAAATCAAATCGGAGAGTCCTGTACCACTAAATGTGTTAGAGGACACTCTCTCCACGCAAATAACGACTGTGCCTTACTGTACACCTCCCCCACCTACAAGCGCACCGACACCGACCCCTGAAGTATGCACTGAGCCATCTTGCACCTCTTCAGTCGAGCTAGCATGCACCACTCCAGATGCGCCCACCACACTACCCGTCCCTTGTTCTGCCCCTACTGTGATCACGCACCCCATCCCATACTACACTCATGTGACACCACCAGCGACCAACAGTGCACCCCTTGTCCACTCCAGTCCATCGCCCAAACCACCAGCATGCTCCAACCAGGACGGCACCTCCCCTATCCCAAACATGGCATCGTCACCCCCCCTCACCTGTCATACCCCTCCTCCAACCACTAATGTGACTCCATGTGAACCCACGAGCCAGACCACTGCTCCCAATACAACGCAGTCACCTCCAAATACCTCACCCTCTACAAATCTAACACCATGCACGATAGTGACTCAAACCGCTTTATCTTGTACCTCCATCTCCTATTACACCACTACACACCCTATTCGTCCACATGGGCCTCCCCAGAACCCCGCGACCCCTTCCTGTGCAACTCTCATACACACTGTCTCACACTGCAACATCCCATGTCAAGCTTTGCAAAACGCCTCTTCCGTCAGCATCGGCATAGCGCCCTATTCCTCTCCCGTTCCCAAACTAACGTGCACATCACCACCTCCActcataaaaacatatattccCAACGCTTGTGCAACGCCAACAAAAGCTGTTCCTCTGTACTCGTCAACATTTCGAGCAGCGCCGCCATACACCCCTCCTTCTCAGGCCCCCTTAAACGCTCAGGATAAGAGGGGCATTCGACTCCCGCCTCCTgcaccgccaccaccaccctACACGCCTCGCAAAACTGGAAATGATCCGCTGGGCACTGCAATCCGAACACCAATGCTCAGGGCGGACATCAAGGCCAACGAGAAGGATAAAGACGAGGAGAAGGAGAAAAAAGAAGCTATAAAATGTCCGGACACACCAAAGCTCTGTGAGAGAGCCAGCTCGCTGAAGCAGAGAGCTAAAACTCCACCGGTTTGTGTGATGAAGGGAGAAAGGCAATCCTCTCCCGCCAAGGCCTGTTTTAAGCCCAGCTGTCTCAGCTCAGCCCAGGCTCAGCTTGGGGTACTACACAAAATGCTTTGTGCAGGAGCCAACGCCCCCAACAGTCAACACGCTCTCCCTCCAAACCAGCAAGGCTGCGCTGGGGCCAAGGGGTGCACCATTTCTGGGGACAAGTCCCTGACACCTGCCCAGGCGGACACTCTAAGACAGGTGCAGGAAATTCTTGGTGGCTTAGTAGCTGGGGCCAGGTGTAAATTGGACCCGGCCCGAGTGACTGAGAAACTCCTGGGTCCCAAAGGGCCCTTGCACGATATCCGCAGCCTGCAGAACCAGCTCCACAGCTTGGAGGGGGTTCTGGAGACCAGCCAAAATACCATCAAGGTCCTGCTGGATGTCATTCAAGATCTGGAGAAGAAGGAGGCTGAGAAAGATGG ACATTCTTACCGAACCGGCCAGGACATTGAGAACTGCGGGACCTGCAGGGACTGCGCCTGCATCATCTACAG